The following are encoded in a window of Lacinutrix sp. WUR7 genomic DNA:
- a CDS encoding Nramp family divalent metal transporter produces the protein MEVTQPKKSFLKKIIALILGFGPGIFAIGYTIGTGSVTSMIVAGSKFNMQLLWVLLLSCLFSGILMFAYGNYALLTGETALYGFKKHFKYGKILAILIIVGITFGQWNSLMGILGISSNIIFEILSVNFEGLAAYKYETVLITAIVIIVTFYLLMLVGKYTFFEKILVIFVTLMGISFVLSLCFVQPLPIDVVKGLIPTIPDVVGGKMLVAAFVGTTMASATFLSRPLFVKGKGWTIKNLDQQKKDAITAAILIFVISGVIMAVAAGALFYQGKEVTHVLDMANTLEPVAGKWAVTIFFFGALSAGLSSIFPCLLIAPLLVADYQSGELDTNSRQFRIITAVACLVALIGPAFGANPIEIQILSQVFNVFVLPLVILGIIMIVNNTKIMKGYKTGIFVNVGLSAALLFSLIISYNGIIALTEYF, from the coding sequence ATGGAAGTAACACAACCTAAAAAATCCTTTCTTAAAAAAATTATCGCATTAATATTGGGATTTGGTCCTGGTATTTTCGCAATTGGTTATACTATTGGAACAGGAAGTGTCACCTCTATGATTGTTGCAGGAAGTAAATTTAACATGCAACTACTCTGGGTACTTTTATTAAGTTGTTTGTTTTCTGGTATTTTAATGTTTGCTTATGGTAATTACGCCTTATTAACTGGCGAAACTGCGCTGTACGGATTTAAAAAACACTTTAAATACGGAAAAATATTAGCCATATTAATTATAGTTGGTATTACGTTTGGGCAATGGAATTCCTTAATGGGAATTTTAGGAATTTCTTCTAATATTATTTTTGAAATCTTATCTGTGAACTTTGAAGGTTTAGCTGCCTATAAATATGAAACGGTTTTAATAACAGCCATTGTAATTATCGTTACGTTTTATCTTTTAATGTTAGTTGGTAAGTACACTTTCTTCGAAAAAATACTTGTCATTTTTGTAACCTTAATGGGAATATCGTTTGTACTTTCTTTATGCTTTGTACAACCACTTCCAATAGATGTTGTAAAAGGATTAATACCAACAATTCCAGATGTGGTTGGTGGTAAAATGTTGGTTGCTGCTTTTGTTGGTACCACTATGGCTTCGGCTACATTTTTATCTAGACCTCTTTTTGTAAAAGGAAAAGGATGGACTATTAAAAACTTAGATCAACAAAAAAAGGACGCGATTACAGCTGCCATTTTAATTTTTGTAATTAGTGGTGTTATCATGGCTGTTGCTGCAGGTGCTTTGTTTTATCAAGGCAAAGAAGTAACACATGTATTAGATATGGCAAATACTTTAGAGCCTGTTGCTGGTAAATGGGCCGTTACTATTTTCTTTTTCGGAGCATTAAGTGCTGGTTTATCCTCTATTTTCCCATGTTTATTAATCGCACCTTTATTAGTTGCAGATTATCAGTCGGGAGAATTAGATACCAACTCACGTCAGTTTAGAATAATTACAGCAGTTGCTTGTTTAGTAGCACTAATTGGCCCTGCATTTGGAGCAAATCCTATTGAGATTCAAATACTTTCGCAAGTGTTTAATGTGTTTGTTTTACCACTAGTAATCCTTGGGATTATAATGATAGTAAATAACACAAAAATCATGAAAGGATATAAGACTGGTATTTTTGTTAATGTTGGCTTATCTGCAGCTTTACTATTTTCTTTAATTATTTCGTATAACGGAATTATAGCCTTAACAGAATATTTCTAA